The nucleotide window ATGTCCACCGCAGCCAGTCAGCCGCTCGGCTCCTGCCGCTATTCGACAGTCACCCATCCTTCGATCGAGCACTCCGAGCAGCAGCGCCGAGCCTCACTCAGGGCGGGTGCGAACGCTCCAAGTCAACGTCGGCAAGCTGTGCAACATGGCTTGTCACCACTGCCACGTCGAAGCCGGTCCCAAGCGAACCGAAGTATGTCGCGCGAGGTGGCCGATCGGTTTACCAACCCGCTCGTCAAAACCCTGAGGTGGAGGTCGTAGACTTACCGGCGGGGCACCTGAGCTCAACCCGAACTTTCGCAGGCTGGGTCGAGGCCACGAGACGCCTTGGCAGGCGAGTCATCGATCGCTGCAACTTGACCGTCTTGTTCGAGCCGAGCCTCCAGGGGTTGTCAGAGTTCCTCGCGGCCCACGAGGTCGAGATTGTCGTCAGTCTCCTTGCTACAGCGCAGAGAACGTCGAGAAGCAGCGTGGGCGCGGTGCGTTCGACAAGGCATCGAAGGGACTGCTTCGCTCAACTCCGCTTGGGCTACGGACGACCGGGCTCGCCGCTCAAGCTTGAATCTCGTCTACAACCCCGTCGGCGCCTCGCTTCCGCCTGCCCAGGCGAAGCTCGAGGCCAAGTACAAAGAGGAGCTGTCGCGGCACTTCGGAATCGAGTTTCACGACCTGCTGACGATCACGAACATGCCCATCAAGCGGTTCGCACGCGCTCGAACGGGCGAACAACCTCGAAGGCTACATGAGCCTCTCGTGAACCACTTCAGCGTAGGCACCGTGCCCGAGTTGAAGTGTGCCGTTCGCTCGTGAGGTGAGCTGGGCGGCGAGCTCTACGACTGCGACTTCAACCAAATGCTCGAGATCCCCTCGGCGCCGGAAATCGTACCGATCTGGGACGTCGAGTCGTTCGCCGAGCTCGAACAGGCTTACGGGTGGCGACCGCGAGCCACTGTTTCGGCTGCACGGCGGGAGCTGGGTCGAGCTGCTCGGGGCGCGCTGCGATGAGCCGGACGAAGCACTGCCAGGCTCGCGCCGGGCGACACTGCTCCTGCACTTCAGCTGCCCGCGATCGACGGCAGGACCTTTGACGTCGCAAGCCTCGCCGGTCGGCCCTACCTGCTGTCAGTTCTTCGCTTCGCGAGCTGCCCTTTCTTGCAACTTGCGGGTCCATGAGCTGGTGCAACGGTTCAGCGAGCTCGGCGGCAGAGCCTCGATCATTGCGGTCTTGACTCGCCGCTCGAGAACCTCCAGCGGCATGCACAGCGTCACGCAGCGCCGTTTCGATCTTGGCCGATGAGACGGGGTGCATACCGCGCCTACGCCATCGAACGCTCGCTGAGTGGGACGCTCATGGGGATGACCCGCCGCGCCCCCACACTTCTGCGGGCCATGGCTCGCGGGTACGTACCGACGTCACTGAAGGGAGCTTCATCGATGCCTGCGGACTTCTTGATTGACGGGGGTCGTGCAGACGGTTAGCTACTACGGCTGCGACGAAGGCGATCATCTGGCCTTCGACGTGGCGGTCAGATTCTCGAGAGAGCGCATCGCCCAGATGCCTTGGCGGCGACGGGAGGTGTCCGGTGACCAGGGGCGTGCTGTTTCTCTGCACGGGTAAGCGTGCCGCAGCCAGATGGCCGAAGGCATTGCACGAGCGATCATGCCTCCCGGCGTGCGCATCTTCAGCGCCAGGACGAAGCTAAGGGCGTGGACACCCGCGCCGTGCAGGTGATGCACGAGCTCGGGCTCGACATCGCCGGGCATCGATCAAGGCTCTTGACGATGCGTCGATAGGAGAGTTCGACCTCGTCGATTGCGTTGTGCGGCGATGCCGCCGAACACTGCCCGAGCGTGCCGGGGTGTCAACATACGAACACTGGCCCATTGTAGACCCAGCGGGCGCCGCGGGGTCCGAAGAGCAGGTACTCGCTGAATTTCCGGAGAGTGCGCGACGAGCTGTTGAAGCGCATCTCGGAGTTGGCGGTTCGGCTCGCTCCCGAGCCGGCGCTCGGTGTCATCGGCGGTAGCGGGTTCTACGAGCTGCCAGGGCTCTCCGATGCGCGCCGGGTAGCTGTCAGCACGCCGTTCGGCGATGCCTCTGGACCGCTCGTCGAGGGCCGACTTGCTGGGCGGCGCGTGGTCTTCTTGGCGAGGCATGGAGAGGAGCATCGCCTCGCCAGGTGAGGTGAATGCCCGCGCGAACATCCCACGCTGAAGCGGGCTGGAGTCGCGTCTGGTGTCTGTTTCTGCGGTCGGCTCGCTGCGCGGGAGATCGCGCCCGGCGACGTGGTGCTTCCGAATCAGTTCATTGACCGCACCATGGGGCGACCATCCACGTTCTTTGGGCAGGCGTGGTGGCGCACGCGAGCCTTGCGGATCCAGTCTGTCGCCACCTCGCTTCATCGATCGCCAGTGCGGCACGAGAGCACGGCGCGCGCGTACATCCGCAGGGCACGTACGTCTGTATCGAGGGCCCCAGTTCTCTCGAGCCGAGTCGGCGCTTTCGAGGAGCATCGGCGCGGACGTCGTCGGCATGATGAACTGCCCGAGGCTCGGCTCGCTCGTGAGGCAGAGCTCTGCTACGCGACGCTCGCACTCCCGACCGACTACGACTCCTGGCGCCCCGACGACGAGGTGCGCGTCACCGACGTTCTCTCGGTCCTGATGGCGAACGTGGCGCGAGCGAAGGCCATCCCGCTTCGGCGTTCGCCTCGCTTACAGCGAACGACTGCGCCTGTCAGCACACGCTCGACGCCGCGCTCCTGACACGGCCTGACTCCATCGACGCGGCGGCGCGGCTCCGGCTGCACGCCGTGCTCGCTCGCCGTCTCGGCGGCGACGTCAAGGGCATCGCGGGGGCAGCGTGACGCTTACCACAGGTAACACTGGCTGCCCTTGGCTTCGCGCTTGCGTTTGTGAATGGGGCAAACGACGTGTCCAAGGGCATCGCAACCCTCGTCGGGAGCGGGGTGTCCGAGTACCGGCGCGCGAGATTATGGGGCACGATCTGGACTGCGATCGGAGGCCTTCTCGGAGCAATCCTTGCGACCGCAATGGTGACGACGTTCGGCAACGGTCTGCTCGCGCCGGGCACGACGCAGTCCCTGGGGGCGGGCGTCGCAACCCTCCTCGGCGCGTCGGCATGGGTGCTCATCGCTACGCGCACCGGACTTCCGGTGTCCACGACCCATGCGATCGTCGGGTCGCTCGTTGGCGTGGCGGCCGTCGCCTACGGCGTCGATGGTGTTCGCTGGAACGCGCTGGGCGGCAAGGTGGTGTTGCCCCTGCTGCTCACTCCGATGCTCTCGTTCGCGCTCGTCACCGTGCTCCTGAAGGCGACCAGACGCTTTCGGGGTTCGGCGGTAGCGCACATGCCGGACTGTCTCTGCGCCGAAGTAGCGGCGACGGGACCCGCGCTCGCGGGCATCTCGCGCTCTGCAGGCCCGCAAGTTGCTCGTGCGACGGGGTTGCAGTTGGTCGTTGCTCCTCAGGCCGATTGCGCGGTGGAGCGTCCCGCGGCCGCGCGGCTGACGCTCGATCACCTTCACTGGTTCACCGCAGGTGCCGCAAGTTTCGCTCGTGGAATGAATGACGCCCCGAAGATCGTCGCGCTGGTGCTTGCTGCCTCAGCGCTCGGGGGGGCTGCGTCCATGGGACATCCGCCGCTCTTCCTACTCGTTACCGCGGGCATGGTTGTCGGGAGCCTCGTCGGGGGACGTCGTGTCACGCGCGTGCTCGCGGAGAAGGTCACACCCATGGATCATCGCGAGGGCTTCCTCGCTAACCTCGTTACCGCGGGGCTCGTGACCACGGGCGCGACACTCGGGTTGCCGATGTCGACGACGCATGTTTCCTCGGGTGGCATCATCGGTGCGGGCGCGCAGCGCTCGTCCCTCAATACGAAAACACTGAGGGACATCGTCCTCGCTTGGGTCGTCACCGTTCCCGCGGCGGCTGCGCTCGGCATCGGCGCGTTCCTCTTGGGACGGTGGTTGACATGACCAGCGGCCGCCCTGCTTCCAGCACCAGGCGCGCAGTTCGCGTGCTGATCGCGAGCGGGCTGCTTGTCGCAGTAGCAACGGGCCTCGTGCTCTTCCCGATGGGACGCTGGACGCTCGCGCTGGTGGAGTGGGTACGCGGTGCCGGTGCGGCGGGGAGTTGTCGTCTTCGCGCTGACGTACGTGGCGGCGACGGCGCTGATGCTCCCAGGCTCGCTGCTCACTCTCGGTGCGGGCTTCGCTTACGGCCCGGTCTGGGGAGCGTTGCTGGTCTCGCCGATCAGCGTGCTTGCCTCGAGCTTGTCATTTGCCCTCGGGCGATTTGTCGCGCGCGATTGGATCTCTCGCAGAGTCGCCAGGGACGGGCGGTTCGCGGCGATCGACGCTGCCGTGGGCGAGAGCGGGTTCAAGATCGTCACGCTACTGCGCCTGTCGCCGGTGTTGCCGTTTAACTTGCTGAACTACGCGCTCGGCCTAACCCGCGTTCGCCCGCGCGACTACGTCCTCGGATCTTGGGTGGGCATGCTCCCGGGCACGGTGATGTACGTCTATCTCGGCTCACTCGTCACGAGCGCGAGCCAGCTCGCGAGTGGCGAGCGAACGGACGCCGGCCCCTGGGCGCGCATCCTTTACTTGGGCGGACTCGCGGCCACGCTGCTGGTCACGATCATCATTACGCGGGTCGCTCGGCGGGCGCTCGGAACCGCACTCGGGCGCGCCTCAGCTGCAACGTCGCCGCAGGAGGGGCAAACATGAGCCTGGCCATGACAGCGACCTCTTCACCCCGCCCAACCATCGAGGTGCTGCCGGACGACGCCCATAACCGCGAGTTGGTCTCGCATGTCCATCCAAAGGGCTGGGAGAATCCGACGCCGAGCGGGCCGTACAACTTGGTCGTGATCGGTGGTGGCACCGCGGGGCTCGTCTCGGCGATGGGCGCGGCCGGCCTCGGCGCTCGCGTCGCACTCATCGAGCGACACCTTCTGGGCGGCGATTGTCTCAACTATGGGTGTGTCCCGTCCAAGGCGCTGATCCGTGCGGCACGGGCTGTGTTCGACGCGCGAGAGGTCGCGTCGTTCGGCGGTCGTGCTCCCGAGCCCATCGCGCTCGACTTCGCCGCTGTCATGGAGAGGATGCGCCGGCTACGAGCTGGCATCGCGCATCACGACTCGGCGAAGCGCTTCAAGGAGAGCGGGATCGACGTGTTCCTGGGAGACGCCAAGTTCGTGTCGCCTGAGGAGGTCGAGGTGGCGGGGGCGCAGCTTCGGTTTGCACGGGCAGTCATTGCGACCGGAGCACGTGCCGCGACGCTACCGATTCCCGGACTCGCCGAGGTGGGCTTCCTGACCAACGAATCGGTGTTCACGTTGACCACCCTGCCGCAAAGGCTGGCCGTCATCGGCGCGGGTCCGATCGGGTGTGAGCTGGCCCAGGCATTTCGGCGCTTCGGAAGCGAGGAGACGATCCTCAGCGTCGACCCACGCGTGCTGCCTCGGGAGGATCCTGACGCGGCCACGGTGTTGCACGCGCAGCTCACCGACGAGGGCATCTCGCTCGTCCTGGGCGCCAAGCTCACCAAGGTCGACGCAAGCCCCAAGGCAGCAGGCTCTCGTTTGACCGCGGCCGCGGCGACGAGGAGATCACAGCGGACGCCATCCTCGTGGCCGTCGGACGCGCGCCCAACGTCGAGGGGCTTGCTCTCGAGGCTGCGGGGGTGGCCTTCGACCGATCCGGCGTGAAGGTCGACGACCGCCTTCGGAGCTCCAACCCACGCATCTACGCCGCAGGGGACATCTGTAGCCCCTACAAGTTCACCCACGCTGCGGATGCGATGGCTCGCGTGGTGCTTCAGAACGCGCTGTTCATGGGGCGCAAGAAGGCCAGCTCGCTGGTGATTCCGTGGAGCACGTACACCGATCCCGAGATCGCCCATGTCGGGCTCTACGAGCACGAGGCCAGGATCGGGGGCTCTCCGTTAAGACCTTCACGGTCCAGCTCGGCGAAGTCGATCGCGCGGTACTGGACGGCGAGACGAAGGGCTTTGCGCGACTTCATGTCGACGAACGGGACGGGCGCATCCTTGGAGCTACCGTCGTTGCGCGTCACGCCGGCGAGATGGTGGGTGAGGTGTGCCTAGCGATCACGGAGGGACTCTCCGCAGGGTCCCTGTCCAAGACCATTCATCCGTATCCGACTCAAGCAGAAGTGTGGAAGCGCCTCGGGGATGCGTACGCCCGCACGCGGCTCAAGCCGTGGATCACGCGCCTCTTTGAACGCTACTTCAAGTGGCGCCGATAGGTGGAATGCAGATCATGAACTCCCGCGACACAACCTTGTGCATCTTCGCGAAGGCGCCACGTGCCGGTGCTGTGAAGACGCGTCTCGCCGCGACCATCGGCGCAGACGCCGCGGCTCAGCTGGCTGACGCCTTCTTCTGGGACACGCTCGAGGTCGCCGAGAAGCTCGCGTCAGTCCGCGTGGTGGTTGCGCTTTCCGGCAACGAGCTGTTGCTCCCCGCACTCCGTGACCGCGTCGACGTCTGGCACCAGGGCGAGGGTGATCTTGGCGCCCGCCTCCAGCGGAACCTCCGACGAGCATTGACCGAGAGTCCCCGCGTCCTGGCCGTCGGAACCGATTCGCCCGGACTTCCGGTCGCGCTCCTCGAGCAAGCATTGGTCGCCCTCGACACGCACGACGCAGTGCTTGGCCCAGCCGATGACGGGGGCTTCTATCTCCTCGGAACGAGGAAATGCCCAGAAGGTCTGCTATCCGGCTTGCCCTGGAGCAGCGCGGATACGAGAGAGAGGACTCTTGCGCGGCTTGAAGAGCGTGGACTGTCCGTAGCGCTCTTGGCTCCGTGGTTCGACGTGGACCGCGAGCGGGACCTCGAGCGCCTGCGCACCTTGCTTGTCGCGGGAGAGATTCACGCGCCAGCGACCTGTCGGGTCTTGGGGATCCGCCCCGAGGGAGTGGCGCAATGAACACCAAGGCGCGCCCGCGAGTCTCCGTCGTGATGCCGGTGCTGAACGAGGAGCGGCGGATCGCGCAGGCCCTCGAGAGCCTATTGACTGTCGCCGCCGTGCACGAGGTCATCGTGGTCGATGGTGGGAGCACGGACGCGACCGCCAACCTCGTCGGCGCGCATTCCCGCGTCGCCTTCCTTCGCGCGGAGCGCGGACGAGCGAAGCAGATGAATGCTGGAGCCCGAGCGGCGAGCGGTGACGTGCTGCTCTTTCTGCATGCCGACGTAACGCTCCCGGACGATGCCATCTCGCAGGCAGTGGGCGCGCTTCGTGATCCTGGCGTCGTCGCCGGCGCCTTCCGAACCTGGACGGTTGCGGATGGCGGCGCGGCACCGCTCTGGGCGCCCCTCCTGCATCTGGCCGACCTCCGGTCCCGGTATACACGCCTGCCTTATGGCGACCAGGCCGTCTTCGTTCGGGCCGCGGTATTCAGCGAGCTCGGCGGATTCCCTGACCAGCCGCTCATGGAGGACCTCGAGCTCAGCCGGCGGCTTCGCGAAGTTGGCGGCGTCGTCACGGTGCCCGCCTCCGTGCGTGTCTCGGGCAGGCGCTTCCCGACACGGCCAGCGTACTACACGTTGCTGGTGAACATCTTCCCGCTCCTGTACCGACTGGGGATGCCGCCGCGCGTCCTGGCAAACCTGTACGGGCATCCGCGATGATGGCTCGCGAAACCAAGGACCAAGCACAACGGGTGAGTGGCCTGTCCGCGCCGTCCGCGCCGCTTTGGGTTCGGGTGTTGTATGCGCTGCAGCGAGGCCGGAGCGGGGTCGTGCTCGAGCCCACCCGTGTCTGGGCGCGCGCACCTGCGGCCATGCGCGGCTTTCTTCATTTCGTAGCAGCAGTCGACCGAAAAAGTTCGCCCATCGAGCCCGCGCTTCGGTCGCTGGTCATGGTCAAAGTATCCCAGGTCAACGCGTGTGCCTTCTGCGTCGACCTCAACGCAGCGAGGTTGCAAGAGCGAGGTGTCAGCCCGGAGAAGGTGCTGGCCCTCGCCAACTACGAGGGGTCGACGCTGTTTTCGTCCAAGGAACGCGTCGTGCTGGACCACGCCGTCGCCATGA belongs to Myxococcales bacterium and includes:
- a CDS encoding TVP38/TMEM64 family protein, which produces MLPGSLLTLGAGFAYGPVWGALLVSPISVLASSLSFALGRFVARDWISRRVARDGRFAAIDAAVGESGFKIVTLLRLSPVLPFNLLNYALGLTRVRPRDYVLGSWVGMLPGTVMYVYLGSLVTSASQLASGERTDAGPWARILYLGGLAATLLVTIIITRVARRALGTALGRASAATSPQEGQT
- a CDS encoding carboxymuconolactone decarboxylase family protein → MARETKDQAQRVSGLSAPSAPLWVRVLYALQRGRSGVVLEPTRVWARAPAAMRGFLHFVAAVDRKSSPIEPALRSLVMVKVSQVNACAFCVDLNAARLQERGVSPEKVLALANYEGSTLFSSKERVVLDHAVAMTRSDRGVDDEIISRLREFFDDNAIVELTALIALQNASSKFNAALGIPSQGFCPVIPAR
- a CDS encoding TIGR04283 family arsenosugar biosynthesis glycosyltransferase; amino-acid sequence: MNTKARPRVSVVMPVLNEERRIAQALESLLTVAAVHEVIVVDGGSTDATANLVGAHSRVAFLRAERGRAKQMNAGARAASGDVLLFLHADVTLPDDAISQAVGALRDPGVVAGAFRTWTVADGGAAPLWAPLLHLADLRSRYTRLPYGDQAVFVRAAVFSELGGFPDQPLMEDLELSRRLREVGGVVTVPASVRVSGRRFPTRPAYYTLLVNIFPLLYRLGMPPRVLANLYGHPR
- a CDS encoding inorganic phosphate transporter, which translates into the protein MSKGIATLVGSGVSEYRRARLWGTIWTAIGGLLGAILATAMVTTFGNGLLAPGTTQSLGAGVATLLGASAWVLIATRTGLPVSTTHAIVGSLVGVAAVAYGVDGVRWNALGGKVVLPLLLTPMLSFALVTVLLKATRRFRGSAVAHMPDCLCAEVAATGPALAGISRSAGPQVARATGLQLVVAPQADCAVERPAAARLTLDHLHWFTAGAASFARGMNDAPKIVALVLAASALGGAASMGHPPLFLLVTAGMVVGSLVGGRRVTRVLAEKVTPMDHREGFLANLVTAGLVTTGATLGLPMSTTHVSSGGIIGAGAQRSSLNTKTLRDIVLAWVVTVPAAAALGIGAFLLGRWLT
- a CDS encoding TIGR04282 family arsenosugar biosynthesis glycosyltransferase; this translates as MNSRDTTLCIFAKAPRAGAVKTRLAATIGADAAAQLADAFFWDTLEVAEKLASVRVVVALSGNELLLPALRDRVDVWHQGEGDLGARLQRNLRRALTESPRVLAVGTDSPGLPVALLEQALVALDTHDAVLGPADDGGFYLLGTRKCPEGLLSGLPWSSADTRERTLARLEERGLSVALLAPWFDVDRERDLERLRTLLVAGEIHAPATCRVLGIRPEGVAQ